The following is a genomic window from Calliphora vicina chromosome 5, idCalVici1.1, whole genome shotgun sequence.
gaattgtattaaatataatGTAAGtcaaacttgttttattttacattaagtATAATGCAACacaaattacttttaattcaTGAATAAATCAACACTTATTGAAAAAGGTGTAGTAGAAATAAAACCCAAGTTGATTGACcccaattttgtatatattttttggtcaatttaGAGGGGCCATTAAagtgaaattttgtataatttttttttttaatggaaaaatatagatatatttatatagtatACTAAAATCcggttaatataaacaaaacattttcacTTTTTATGCTTTAACACAGacattgcttgtgttttgtttttctctaaAACAAAACGTCCACGTGTAAGGAAGTTCGACTTCTTTTCAACACCTACTACATACAACAGTTTACAAAAATATTCCAGCTGTTACAAACATGAAGAATATTGTCGACGTATTGTCTTTGCAAAATCGGACAcaagaaaataaattgcaaaaagtCAAACCAACAGACTACAGGTAATACAAAACTATTAATTTCGCTACATAATTAATTATCTATTGGAAATTAgtgaatgttttatattttaatattttgaatttgttgcttttattaaagaaaaactgaCAAACCTGGCGTTGTGgcacgatttttatttgaatgtgctattaaattacaaattaaacCTCTGACTTCAGCCGGTGCTGCTATAATTTATCATCGTTTCTTTAGAGAAGTAGATACAGCTGATTATGATGAATATGTAAGTACATaacatttatgaatatttaaaaatattagatcCTAAATTTTATCACAGtgacaaaattataacaaagTTAAAAGTTTACAACTTTAGAAtggaaattgttattaaaaacattttgttataattttgtcaAAATGCACAGAATACCGGGGGTAAATATGATTACAACAAGTACACCAATTTGTTTCCACCCTCTCAGTCACAGACAAAAAACATTCTTAATATGTATACAGAATTTAACATCGAAACTagataaaatctttattttatttcaaaccaTATGGAAGAAAATCGATTTTATTTCCCTTctaaatggcaaaaaaaatgtattaatgaaattatcCATGTCCGATTAGCgcttttaacatattttaatgcTTCTTATGTATTGCTACAATAttaaaacatgttttatttaaaaattttttctttagctCATTGCTGCATCATCCCTTTATTTGGCTGGCAAAATTAAAGATGATCCTGTTAAAATTCGAGATGTTATAAATGTCGCACACAGTACTCTTAATCGAGGAGCTTCTCCCCTAGAGCTGGGCGATGAGTATTGGTCGATGCGTGATGCTATTGTTCAGGCTGAGTTATTGATAGCTCGTACattgaaatttgatttaaatattgaaCATCCTCATAaggtaataaaataattatatatcgttaaaaatgttatcTGTACAGATGTTATCGAAAATTTTCTGTATGAAGATTGTTAGACAATTGTTTCGTACAGAAAAAGTTATCGAACATTCTCTGTATGGAAAATGTAATCGATagttatcgaaatattttctgtatggaaacttttattgaatcttttatgtataaaaaaaagttatcgatacatATACGATAACTATCGAATGTTTTCGATAGTTATcgattattttctatatagaaaatgttttcgatAGTTATcgattattttctatatagaaaatgttttcgatAGTTATcgattattttctatatagaaaatgttttcgatAGTTATcgattattttctatatagaaaatgttttcgatAGTTATcgattattttctatatagaaaatgttttcgatAGTTATcgattattttctatatagaaaatgttttcgatagttattgattattttctatatagaaaatgttttcgatAGTTATcgattattttctatatagaacaTTTGTTCGATAGTTATcgattattttctatatagaacaTTTGTTCGATAGTTATcgattattttctatatagaacaTTTGTTCGATAGTTATcgattattttctatatagaaaatgttttcgatAGTTATcgattattttctatatagaaaatgttttcgatAGTTATcgattattttctatatagaaaatgttttcgatAGTTACcgattattttctatatagaacaTTTGTTCGATAGTTATCGATTATTATCTACAAAGAACATTTGTTCGATAGTTATCgattattttctatatacaaaatgttttcgataattatccattattttctgtatagaaaatgttatcgataattatcgttattttttgtatagaaattttttCGTATAATTATcgatttctttatagaaaatgttatcgATGTTATATTTTCTGTACAGAAAATTATACcgaaaattatacagaaaatcttATCGATAGTTGTCGATCATTTTCTGTATGGAAAATGTTTTCGATAATTAcgattattttctgtataaaaaatgttatcgATAGTTATcgattattttctatatagaaaatgttttcgatAATTATCGATCATTTTCTGTATAGACAATTAATTATGGATCATTTTCTCTGTACAAAATCTTATCGATAACTATCAATCAATTTCTGTAGTTTCGATAACTATcgataacattttatttgtacAGAAAATGTTATCGATAGTTATCGAAACTTTGATATACATAGAAACATTTCTTATTAACAAAAGATTATCAATAGTTAtcaaacattttctattttatattcTCCCTATAAAAATTCCtattaatttttatcgataaatttgtttactgttattttgttttattagtttttactGTACTATATGAAAACACTACAAGACTGGTTGGGTAGCAATGTTTGGTCTTCGGTGCCCATTGCTAAAACAGCAGCGTCATTTTTACAAGATTTTCATCATTCTGCCAAAATACTAAATCACAAACCTACACATATTGCCATTTGCTGTCTATCGTTGGCCCTACAAACGTACGGTGTACAAGTGCCACTTACTGATGAATCTGACGATCAATCAATGTGGTATacagtaagttttttttttattttttattaataacaaaaattaattttataatttctttttcttaaaattcacAGCCATTTGTTTCAGATATAAGCAAGGATAAACATTGGGAAATAATTGAGGACATTATAGAAGTCTATAAACAGGAAACTgatatcaataatatttaattgatttactacaacaacaacaaaacgcTTGTTATGTAAACAAGCTTCTTCGAATGCAGATGTTGTGATATGTGGAAAATTTGATGGCAAACACTCTTTAAAGGACAACGGCTTATTATGTTAAATCGTACAAAAAGATTAATTAGCTATTTATTTCTCCTGACCACCATTAACAATTTCTTgaatacacacacatacagtTACATTTCTTTCCCTTGATAATTTAAGAGTATTATTTGAAATTGTAcaacaaaagaatttttttttacaagatcGGCCTAAACTAAATAAAGCCTAatttataactttaatataaagaaaatacatagaaaatcatataaattttaagtttttcgattttttaaattttttgtatcaattttattcttgaataaatttttagaaaaaaacacaatttgtgttttattttagttcTACTACTAATATTCATAATCAATCATTTACCTTTTCTGcagtttatttttcttaataaatatctggTAATATATTGATGCAATTTAATGTTTATGTTTGTGTTTATGCTTTTCACTGCGTGCACTGCTGGAATACGAATCACGCTCCAAATCCCGTTTAGAGGAACGTATATAGCCGGGCGAAGGTGATCtgtaaaaaacagaaaaaaaaaatgctttaagTATTTACTACCAAAAAGGccacatttaaataaaacaaacctttTTGATCTCGATGTTGATGAATGTGGACTATCGTAACGCTTTGACTTAGACTGATAGGGTGTTCTCTCTAGTGGATGGGGAGGCGAGGGAGAAATACTACGAGAACGATGACGCTTGCTGTATTTACTACTGTCACGACTACTTGAGGTGGGTGAACGCTCACGACGTGCACTGCTGGTGCTGCTTTTATATGGTGATACGGAACGTTTACGCGCTGAACGTGCAGGACTGGATCGTGAACTATTGCTGAATTGTTGAACGGGCGATAGAGAACGCTTGCGATGACGTGATTTTTTGGGACTATCGGGGCTAGAATCTTTATTGCGTATATAACTTAAAGGAGAATCAACGGCTTCAGTAAGAGAGTCCTTGAAAAagataaaagaaattttgttaatgGAATAATCATATGCATCTCTGTATTGCACTTACTTTTTTCATTAAACGCTTGCGATAATGCTCCACCTGTTCGGATACAGTTAAGCCCGCTTTTACGTCTATATCTCCGGATTCTAAAGCATCTTGATATTGCATAGTTTTAACTTCAATTTCACGTAGTTTTTTGCGTTTTATTTCATCAAAACTGAGACTATTTTCAttatcatcatcctcatcatCGCTAGAACGATCGTAGTATTTTGAAGCTTCGGGACCATCTAAAGTATCCCATTTACTGGTGGTGACAGCTTGGGCTTCAACCTGTTCTGGGTCAATAGTTTCCCATTTAGAGGGTATAAATGCCCGTGCTTTGGAGGACATTTTACCAGCGTTGTCACTATAGTCTGGCACATCTTTTTCCAAGGGCACGCCATCGATATCATCATCCACTTTGCGTAACAtaagaaaacataattttataacaaatttgtaaacaaaatcaaataataaaaacttacatGGAATACCATCTATATCATCATTATAGTCAGCATCACAACTAACATCTTGACTGCGACGTGGAGTATTTTTTTGAGTATCCGGTAAACCACGCATGAGAACACCCTTTAATAAAGCAGCGCCATCCAAGGGTACACCATCTAAATCCTCATCATCCTTTTCGTCACCTGACAAGGGTGCACCATCTATGTCCTCTTCTTCCTCGATCTCTTTAACTTCTTCTGGTGGTGGAGGTGTGACTGGGGCTTGATACTTTAAACAAACATTCCCGTTATAGTTGTAAATACtacaaaaatctaatatttaccTGTTTTCCCAAGAATATCGAACGCAACTGTGCCAAAAACTCTTTCGGATACACAGCCCAATCCTCCCAGGctttaaaaacgtttaaaacTCTAGTTTTGAAACCCTCTGCTTTCAGACGACTTTCAATGCTGTTATAGAATGTGTGTAAGCTCTCAAAAACATccaataaatgtttttcaatactaaaagcggacaaaatttttaatatttttcaaattgttgttAATTATTTAACTATACTTACGCTTTTCTAAAGAAGGAGACATTTGTTACTTTGACGGTACAGTTGTTTAGTATATCTGATATCAAATACAAACGTGCAATTTTTCTTGAAGCCAAAGTGCCGGGATTGGCCAAAGACTCAGCAATACATTCACATATTTCATCGGCTGCATCGGCATGTTCAATACAAAAGATCATGGCATCACCAATTTTAGTACGTTCAGGCGTTAAATAGTGTATTAGATCTTCCAAACGATCACGTTGGCTGGGAATGtgcataaaaaaattcataaaaattacaaacttttttaaatatttataataatcttTTTCTAtgtaaaacgaaatttttttcatataaaattttacttgtttttatatacattaacTTACGCTGTTGACAATGCCCCTTTGTGAGCCTCTGGTGCATCTGGATCTATAACCAAATCATCAGGCATTCCCTGAGTATAAAAGTTAGCCATTGGTGGTTTCCATATAGGACCATCTTTAAACATACGAAATTCTTTTTCATTCCATTCATTTGGCGTGTCGCCCTGCAGCAAAGAGAACAATTTCCAACGATAGTAAATATGAGCTGGACTCTCGTTGTcgaaaagaaatgaaaacaagGGATTTTCAATTTCTCGACTCATTATTAAAGCCTCAAACATGGGACCCTCGCGTATAACAAACTCTATCATGCGATGTATACAATGCAATACACCTCTagtaagaaataataataaatactattaaaataaatggaaaattaacaATAATGTTTTTGTACTTACTTTTCTGTAGGTATAATAACTTTAACGACACATTTCTTTAAAACCTTgtaagaataaaaatttatgttaaaaaatgtttatggatAACTAATTattacacatgattttctataccttttccatattttctttttcttcttcGGTGGTGTACTCTTTGTAGTTCTTTTTCGGTACATTGTTCATTTCATCAGTTGGCGGTTGAGCATTAAATGGTAGACCGGATGGTGGTGGGGGCATTGATAGTTCCAATAAAGGGGGTGGTATAAATATAGGCTGATTAAGTATGGGTACTGCCTTGCCCCAACCCAAACGCATAACATAGCCCATTATAAAACGACCATTTAGCGTTTTCAGAGCTCTCTCAGCATCTTTGCGACTCATATAGGCAACAAAGCCACAATTACGTTCTCTCATTTTTTCCTCTTCCGAACGAGGCCACATAATTTTAATGCTGGCCAGAGGTCCATAGCGTCCGAAAATATCCATTAACTGGTTCTCAGAAATCTGAAAAGTGATAACATTATGTGtaagtatatttttcttttctacgTTTTTGTGGGCCAGCTCTTTTTTTACTCACCTTCGGACATAAATTGGCCAAATACAAATTTGTGGTATTTGGATCGCCTGTATCATGAGATCCCGTGCGTTCTTCAGTcgtttgatgatgatgattctcAGTTACTGTTTGAGTCGGTTGTGTGGAGGATGGTTGACTCACGGCTGTTTGTGCCAAATGCTTATATTTATGACGCTCTTCACGTTCCTCTTGAATTTGACGTAACTCCTCTTTGAAAAGTTCCAAATTACTTTTCTTTTTCTCCTGGGTTTTCTTCTTCGAATTAATTGCGTCTTTCTTAAGATCTGAAGCCAACATCATGGCATATTCTTGAGCTTTTTCAGCGGCAGATTTATCATCCATCTTTGAAGAGGGTTTATACAATTTCCCCTTTTCACGACTGTCCTCCTCTAAGGGAaagatttgttttataaaattatatatatatgtttcTTTGGCACCAAACAAAACTTACTTCTTGAACCGGCATCATAAGTACCGGCTTTTACCCAAATTTTTGACGAAGCCGATGGAGTGTCTTGAAATGTTTCCACAAACTCTTTAAACACCTATTATAATAAACGAATATTTGTATTTACTTGCTAACAGTTTCTAATAAGACACAATTCTATCTTACATGTGCGGCCGCAGCTTCATCGTCTTTTTTCTTTTGATCTTCTAGTTCTTTTTTGGACATTTGCCGTTTGCCCATGGTACCCACAGCAAAGGCTTCCAATTTCTTTTCACTTATGCGCTAAAACAGAAGTGCATACTTTTAAATATGTCTTAAACATATTGTTTCAGATATTTACCttcatattttgtgtttttatgacaaatttttcataatttgtatatttttctcataaattttgattttttcctaCACACTTCAAAGGAATAAAAAACAATCAgctgtaaacaataaaaaaagtgcTAAAGCAGAGTTgttcaattgttttttattaaggaGATGCCAGATGTGTTATTTTCTAATGATAACATTTTAGCATATAAATATTGTACATTGTCCCACTGTGATTCTGTTAATTCCCGTACATGCGTTTTAACGactatttactagggtattcaattaatcgggtttctggtttaatcgagcGAATAATTAGAGTTAATACTAAATAATAAtactacatatatatatttttttatttttccaattaaaatattttattaagattAAGTTTAAATGAgaccattttaattaaattgtacgGCGTGAAAGTTTTACACTTCTAAAGTCATTGATAAAATCAAACTATGACACAATGGACAGGTTCGATGTCGTGTTATTTCCATGGGGGAGGCACAGTGCTGACAAGTTCCACATATCCAAATATTAGCAGTCGGTTGTGTAATAGGTTTTCCTGATGATATACAAGGAGGAAAACGAGCTCCACAAGTGTTACATGCTGGTAaactttaattataataaaaaaaatatttatgtattttaaaaacttaaaaccgATCGATTTCGGTTTTGGGttagtttattaaatattatggtGATAACTCGTAAAAGACGGATTTTTGGCAATCATAACTTAATTTGAAGTTTTATTGTCAGAAgatatgatatttttaaatgaattttttattccTCTTATTGGAAGGATTCCATATGGATTAAAAGCTACTTTACCGATTttgccattttcaataccaaacatatGCCCCTTATCCTTTGTTGCCCTATCGTGCAGAAAAACTTACGggcagatggacggacatagttAGATCGTctaagaattttataaggacccagaatatataaatatacttttgtgggtctgcgatgaatatttcgatttgTTGCAAacgtttgtatgtttttatgttgtagaataattgtcggttttcGGTTTCTGTTAATACAAAACACTAAACTctaatattaatcgaataactgaAGAAACTAGTTCATAAATTGATACATTTCAGTATAATGCTAGGTATACACGTTACGATAAGTCGTACGATAAATCGTATAAGTATGAAATTAGTAACGTGTATCATGTTGTCGTACCAACgaagtatgaaaatcaaaaatttttgatttttgtgatatttttattacttgtcatttttttcaaaggaaatagtacgatttgtagtaacgtctatcacaaaatcgtacttcaattcatactacgattagtacgaaaaatagtatcgtgtatacccagcataatggttattatacccttcaccttcgtgagaagggtatatataagtttgtcattccgtttgtaatttccacaatataattttccgaccctataaagtatatatattctggatccttatagattaagccatgtccgtctgtctgttgaaatcaattttctgaagaccccagatatcttcgggatctaaatcttcaataattctatcagatatgctttcgagaattttgctatttaaaatcagcaaaatcggtccacaaattgccgagatatgaggaaaaaaccaggacaacctcgatttttgacctatattttggatatctaatgatagatatttcaaagatctttgcaatgacgtgtgtatataagaccatagtaagttggacctacaatgggtcaaaatttttttttttaccaaaaaaaatggaaaaacaaaaaatttttttttttaaatttaaaaaaaaaattaaaattaaaaaaatttaaaataacaatttgaacaaaatattttccaaaaaatggaaaaaacaactttggaaaaaaaataaattttgtttacctaaaagtatttaaaatttttattttgaagtataatttggtgaagggtataagattcggcatagccgaatatagctctattacttgttatacccttcagcttcgtgagaagggtatatataagtttgtcattccgtttgtaatttctacatttttcatttccgaccctataaagtatatatattctggatccttatagatagcggagtcgattaagccatgtccgtctgtctgtctgtctgtctgtctgtctgtctgtctgtctgtctgtctgtctgtctgtctgtctgtctgtctgtctgtctgtctgtctgtctgtctgtctgtctgtctgtctgtctgtctgtctgtccgtctgtctgtctgtctgtctgtctgttgaaatcagttttctgaagaccccagatatcttcgggatccaaatcttcaataattctgtcagacatgctttcgagaattttgctatttaaaatcagcaaaatcggtccacaaatggctgagatatgaggaaaaaaccaagacaacctcgatttttgacctatttttttacctatatctggattactaagacattaatatagacaatatggatatctaatgatagatatttcaaagacatttgcaacgacgtatataagaccatagtaagttggacctacaatgggtcaaaatcgggaaaaaaaattttgaacccgaattttttttttttttttttaaattgaaaaaacgaaaaaaaaatttttaaaatttaaaaaatttttttttttaaaattgaaaaaaaaaaaatttttaaaatttaaaaaaaaaaaattaaataacaatcgaaattttttttttccaaaaaattaaaaaaacaactggaaaaaaaaataaattttgtttacctaaaaatatttaaaattttgaagtataatttggtgaagggtatataagattcggcacagccgaatatagcactcttacttgtttttagtatATTGTTGTTTTGTTCGTTTATTTGCTTTGGAAATTAtcaatacaaaatattgaaatgttttaGAAATTTCTTTTGATTCAGAAgggttttacacaaaattacgTATGAAACCGGATTTTAGTATCAGAACAATATTGCCTATAACGTGGTGCCTTGTAAATTAGTTTTTCctaatgtaaatatttagtaTTATCAATATATATACCAACTTACCAATCTGCTACGGCATTTGTGCATGAATAACATGTTATAAAATCAACTTTATCATCGATGGGTTcgtttttcgaaaaaatatttaccgCCAACTCTTCGTATTCTTTTTGGCTTTTCTCCGGCAAATTTTCCAATGATTCCAGCTTGATGAAAGCCTTGGAGCAAGTGCCAAAAGATCTGTCAGCACAACTGGCTAAAGCTAAAAGACTGTATATATCTTCAGCGATTAGAACATCTTCGTATTCTCTCAAACGCAAAGCAGTTATGACAGCACTGTGTACAATCCCAAATCTTAGCTGTCTTTGGGCCAA
Proteins encoded in this region:
- the LOC135960082 gene encoding U2 snRNP-associated SURP motif-containing protein — encoded protein: MKRISEKKLEAFAVGTMGKRQMSKKELEDQKKKDDEAAAAHVFKEFVETFQDTPSASSKIWVKAGTYDAGSRKEDSREKGKLYKPSSKMDDKSAAEKAQEYAMMLASDLKKDAINSKKKTQEKKKSNLELFKEELRQIQEEREERHKYKHLAQTAVSQPSSTQPTQTVTENHHHQTTEERTGSHDTGDPNTTNLYLANLCPKISENQLMDIFGRYGPLASIKIMWPRSEEEKMRERNCGFVAYMSRKDAERALKTLNGRFIMGYVMRLGWGKAVPILNQPIFIPPPLLELSMPPPPSGLPFNAQPPTDEMNNVPKKNYKEYTTEEEKENMEKVLKKCVVKVIIPTEKGVLHCIHRMIEFVIREGPMFEALIMSREIENPLFSFLFDNESPAHIYYRWKLFSLLQGDTPNEWNEKEFRMFKDGPIWKPPMANFYTQGMPDDLVIDPDAPEAHKGALSTAQRDRLEDLIHYLTPERTKIGDAMIFCIEHADAADEICECIAESLANPGTLASRKIARLYLISDILNNCTVKVTNVSFFRKAIEKHLLDVFESLHTFYNSIESRLKAEGFKTRVLNVFKAWEDWAVYPKEFLAQLRSIFLGKQYQAPVTPPPPEEVKEIEEEEDIDGAPLSGDEKDDEDLDGVPLDGAALLKGVLMRGLPDTQKNTPRRSQDVSCDADYNDDIDGIPLDDDIDGVPLEKDVPDYSDNAGKMSSKARAFIPSKWETIDPEQVEAQAVTTSKWDTLDGPEASKYYDRSSDDEDDDNENSLSFDEIKRKKLREIEVKTMQYQDALESGDIDVKAGLTVSEQVEHYRKRLMKKDSLTEAVDSPLSYIRNKDSSPDSPKKSRHRKRSLSPVQQFSNSSRSSPARSARKRSVSPYKSSTSSARRERSPTSSSRDSSKYSKRHRSRSISPSPPHPLERTPYQSKSKRYDSPHSSTSRSKRSPSPGYIRSSKRDLERDSYSSSARSEKHKHKHKH
- the CcnQ gene encoding cyclin-Q, which encodes MKNIVDVLSLQNRTQENKLQKVKPTDYRKTDKPGVVARFLFECAIKLQIKPLTSAGAAIIYHRFFREVDTADYDEYLIAASSLYLAGKIKDDPVKIRDVINVAHSTLNRGASPLELGDEYWSMRDAIVQAELLIARTLKFDLNIEHPHKFLLYYMKTLQDWLGSNVWSSVPIAKTAASFLQDFHHSAKILNHKPTHIAICCLSLALQTYGVQVPLTDESDDQSMWYTPFVSDISKDKHWEIIEDIIEVYKQETDINNI